In Alkalibaculum bacchi, a single genomic region encodes these proteins:
- the uvrC gene encoding excinuclease ABC subunit UvrC has protein sequence MIDKNKLKDLPENPGVYLMKDENGKIIYIGKARNLKNRVRQYFNASEKTIKVATMVDHIADFELIITDTEMEALILECNLIKKNMPRFNILLKDDKTYPYIKVTTNEKYPRVILTREVKKDGAKYYGPFTNVYSVRQTVELLNKLYSLKRCSKKFKNGKVERPCLNYHIKECPGMCQGNVSVEKYNESIQEIIQILNGKYENIIHKLEKEMKEASQNLNFERAAKIRDQINGINHITEKQKIVSNSDEDQDIIGFYGEDFTYCIQVFFIRKGKILGRENFFFADIYNEQEFLSGFMKQFYHSTSFVPKEVIVQREVDDGDIIEEWLSKKRGSRVSLKVPQRGSKKDLIHMATDNARLALEDYKHKMTMNKVKQDMSYNWLMEKLSLKEKPNRIESYDISNISGSDSVGSMVVYEGLKPNKKAYRRFRIKSITGQNDYGSMQEVLFRRIERGVKELEIGQDGKFLPFPDIILLDGGLGHINAVKDILAHYPTINIPICGLVKDHRHKLRALIYEGETIEIPFSTPIYYLLNSISEEVHRFAITYHQKIRGDNMLASELNNIPGVGPVKRKALLKYFKSVDNIKKASTEELLQIDGINDKIARNIVQHFQ, from the coding sequence ATGATTGATAAAAACAAATTAAAAGACCTTCCCGAAAATCCAGGTGTTTACTTAATGAAAGACGAAAATGGGAAGATTATATATATTGGCAAGGCTCGAAACTTAAAAAATCGAGTAAGGCAGTATTTTAATGCTTCAGAAAAGACTATAAAAGTTGCAACAATGGTAGATCATATAGCTGACTTCGAACTTATTATAACTGATACAGAAATGGAAGCTCTGATATTAGAGTGTAATTTAATCAAAAAAAATATGCCTCGTTTTAATATTTTGTTAAAGGATGACAAAACGTATCCTTATATAAAAGTGACTACAAATGAAAAATACCCCAGGGTAATCTTGACTAGGGAAGTAAAAAAGGATGGGGCAAAATACTATGGGCCATTTACCAATGTTTATTCTGTAAGACAAACAGTAGAATTATTAAACAAGCTCTATTCTTTAAAAAGATGCTCTAAGAAGTTTAAAAATGGAAAAGTAGAAAGACCTTGTTTAAACTACCACATCAAAGAGTGTCCAGGCATGTGTCAAGGTAATGTGTCTGTTGAAAAATATAATGAAAGTATACAAGAAATCATACAAATTCTCAATGGAAAATACGAAAATATTATTCACAAATTAGAGAAAGAGATGAAGGAAGCATCTCAAAATTTAAATTTTGAGCGAGCAGCAAAAATACGAGATCAAATTAATGGAATCAATCATATTACCGAAAAACAAAAAATTGTATCCAATTCTGATGAGGATCAAGATATCATAGGCTTTTATGGTGAAGATTTTACCTACTGTATACAAGTATTCTTCATTCGAAAGGGAAAGATATTAGGAAGGGAAAACTTCTTCTTTGCTGATATTTACAATGAACAAGAGTTTTTATCGGGATTTATGAAACAGTTTTACCACAGTACATCCTTTGTTCCCAAGGAAGTTATCGTGCAGAGAGAAGTAGATGATGGGGATATTATTGAAGAATGGTTGAGCAAAAAAAGAGGAAGTAGAGTATCTCTTAAAGTACCTCAGAGAGGGAGTAAAAAGGACTTAATCCATATGGCTACGGACAATGCAAGGCTAGCCCTTGAAGACTATAAACACAAGATGACTATGAATAAAGTAAAACAGGATATGTCCTATAATTGGCTTATGGAAAAGCTTTCATTAAAGGAGAAGCCTAATAGAATAGAATCTTACGATATTTCCAATATATCAGGAAGTGATAGTGTTGGCTCTATGGTGGTTTACGAGGGGCTTAAACCAAATAAAAAAGCCTATAGGAGATTTCGGATTAAGAGCATAACAGGACAAAATGACTATGGCAGTATGCAAGAAGTCCTCTTTAGAAGAATAGAAAGGGGTGTGAAGGAGCTAGAGATAGGTCAAGATGGGAAATTCTTACCTTTCCCAGATATTATCCTACTAGACGGAGGTTTGGGGCATATAAATGCAGTAAAAGATATATTAGCTCATTACCCTACTATAAATATCCCTATCTGTGGCTTGGTAAAAGATCACAGACACAAGCTAAGAGCCCTCATTTATGAAGGCGAAACCATTGAAATTCCATTTTCCACACCTATATATTATTTGTTAAACAGCATATCTGAAGAAGTTCACCGTTTTGCCATTACGTATCACCAAAAAATTAGAGGTGACAATATGTTGGCTTCAGAGCTCAATAATATACCTGGAGTTGGTCCAGTAAAACGCAAAGCTTTATTAAAGTATTTTAAAAGCGTAGATAATATTAAAAAAGCGTCTACAGAAGAACTTTTGCAGATTGATGGAATAAATGATAAAATAGCAAGGAATATAGTGCAACATTTCCAGTAA